The stretch of DNA CGGTGTTGATATTGATGTCCAAACAGGCGAGACAATCGGTGTAATCGGTCCAAACGGCGCCGGCAAGTCGACGCTCGTTGATTCGATAAGCGGCTTCCTTGACTACGAGGGCTCGATCACGTATCGGGGCCAAGAAGTCTCAGAACTGTCAACGCAGACGCTCGTCGAAGAGGGGCTGTTCTACTGTACCGAGCGCCGGGACCTGTTCGGCCAAATGAGCGTCGAGCAAAACCTCCGGCTTGGCTCATACCTCAACGATAGTGGAGAGGACGAACGCCTCGCAGAAGTCTTCGATCTCTTTCCTCGCTTGGAAGAGCGCCGGTCACAAGAAGCCGAAAGCCTGAGCGGTGGTGAACAACAGATGCTCTCGCTCGGGAGAGGGCTGATGAGTGACCCTGATTTCTTGATTCTGGACGAACCGTCGATTGGACTCGCCCCAGTCGTCCTCGAGGACATCAGCGAAGCGCTCACTGCGATCACTGAACTGGACGTCACAATTTTGCTCTGTGAGCAGAACATTACGTTCGCGCTCGAACACGCCGACAGACTCTATCTCCTCGAG from Natronolimnobius sp. AArcel1 encodes:
- a CDS encoding ABC transporter ATP-binding protein, producing the protein MADSSDSVLSVSDLTVSYGKVTALSGVDIDVQTGETIGVIGPNGAGKSTLVDSISGFLDYEGSITYRGQEVSELSTQTLVEEGLFYCTERRDLFGQMSVEQNLRLGSYLNDSGEDERLAEVFDLFPRLEERRSQEAESLSGGEQQMLSLGRGLMSDPDFLILDEPSIGLAPVVLEDISEALTAITELDVTILLCEQNITFALEHADRLYLLENGAVRRSGATESLQSDEFVESYIGG